One Pullulanibacillus sp. KACC 23026 DNA segment encodes these proteins:
- a CDS encoding LCP family protein, producing the protein MKSKRQKIFLIIGVVIGVFLLSIAGYGFYLYHSVSSTAAHVYKPLDGVTSDPLSKLSSSKLSSKKNLTKVAASSNGIAPNAINILLLGVDERAGDKGRSDTMIVASLNPEKKSMMLTSIPRDTRVKIAGHSGYSKINAAYSYGNESLAVQTVEKYLNIPISYYIKVNMEGLSSLVNAFGGVTVKNDLDFTQNNFHYKIGTLHLTGAEALAYSRMRYDDPQGDFGRNERQREVIESLLDEGKSITTVPKINKLLGVVGNNVKTNLTLNDMKKLATNYRQCRQSITNYEVQGTPKYLDGVSWVLVSNSEFNHVHQMILNSLKG; encoded by the coding sequence ATGAAAAGTAAGAGACAAAAAATTTTTCTAATTATAGGAGTTGTAATCGGTGTCTTTTTATTATCTATCGCGGGTTACGGCTTTTACCTTTACCATTCCGTCTCAAGTACTGCTGCTCATGTCTATAAGCCCTTAGATGGCGTTACGAGCGATCCCTTATCTAAACTATCCTCATCTAAGTTGTCGAGTAAGAAAAATTTAACTAAGGTAGCGGCATCGTCAAATGGCATAGCCCCTAATGCTATTAACATTCTCTTATTAGGTGTCGATGAAAGAGCAGGAGATAAGGGGAGGTCAGATACGATGATCGTTGCTTCCTTAAATCCAGAGAAGAAATCGATGATGTTAACCAGTATACCAAGGGATACGCGGGTCAAGATTGCTGGTCATTCTGGTTACAGCAAAATTAACGCTGCCTATTCCTATGGGAATGAATCATTGGCTGTTCAAACAGTAGAGAAATACTTAAATATCCCTATCTCTTATTATATAAAAGTAAATATGGAAGGTCTCTCTAGTCTAGTGAATGCCTTTGGAGGCGTTACCGTCAAAAATGATTTGGATTTCACTCAAAATAATTTTCATTATAAAATTGGGACTCTCCACTTAACTGGGGCAGAAGCCCTAGCCTATTCAAGAATGCGCTATGACGATCCACAAGGGGATTTCGGACGCAATGAGCGGCAGAGAGAAGTCATCGAATCTTTGTTAGATGAAGGGAAAAGCATTACAACCGTACCTAAAATAAATAAATTATTAGGTGTGGTAGGGAATAATGTAAAAACAAATCTTACGTTAAACGATATGAAGAAGCTCGCTACTAATTATAGACAATGCCGTCAATCGATCACTAATTATGAAGTTCAAGGAACTCCGAAATATCTTGATGGTGTGAGCTGGGTCCTTGTTTCCAATTCGGAATTCAACCACGTCCATCAAATGATCCTCAATTCATTAAAAGGTTGA
- a CDS encoding DUF2621 family protein yields MMNSYFMLFIVLWSVFFLVMMGIGGYFMFRKFLKSLPKEDGKSILDWQNDYIKQTRHLWSKEQLAFLEELVTPVPSLFRDVARDKIAGKIGEVALQKRAKQLTEAIIIEGYIKATPKRDHKFLRQTLIKHHVSLRPYEHLFEP; encoded by the coding sequence ATGATGAACTCCTATTTTATGCTATTTATTGTTCTGTGGTCTGTTTTTTTTCTCGTGATGATGGGAATTGGCGGCTACTTCATGTTTCGCAAATTCTTGAAAAGCCTTCCAAAAGAAGATGGCAAATCGATCTTAGATTGGCAGAACGATTATATTAAACAAACCCGCCATCTATGGTCTAAAGAACAGCTTGCTTTTCTTGAAGAACTCGTTACGCCTGTCCCCTCTTTGTTTAGAGACGTCGCCAGAGATAAAATAGCAGGAAAAATTGGGGAAGTAGCGCTTCAGAAACGGGCCAAGCAATTAACCGAAGCCATCATCATTGAGGGATACATCAAGGCAACACCAAAACGTGACCACAAATTCTTGCGTCAAACCTTAATCAAACATCATGTTTCACTTCGACCCTATGAACATCTTTTTGAGCCGTAA
- a CDS encoding S24/S26 family peptidase: protein MLANRETIQMVYQVVESKGYIDIEATGSSMSPFIRDKDKCRFIPFKTTDLAKGDVILYINANGELIGHRFYKMTKNPDGVKQYWLKADNQPDFDEPVLQDQFIGRLYVIERKGRIMEPSDLGMRLWTALILNVPFVPTLLKRLADKKQYKTLSNSGNVSSIMEKINK, encoded by the coding sequence ATGTTAGCAAATCGCGAGACCATCCAAATGGTTTATCAGGTTGTTGAATCAAAGGGCTATATTGATATCGAAGCAACGGGAAGCAGTATGTCTCCTTTTATTCGCGACAAGGATAAATGCCGATTTATTCCTTTTAAGACGACGGACCTGGCTAAAGGTGATGTGATCCTATACATAAATGCGAATGGGGAGTTAATCGGGCACCGGTTTTATAAAATGACCAAAAATCCCGATGGAGTTAAGCAATATTGGTTAAAGGCAGATAATCAACCTGATTTTGATGAGCCTGTTCTGCAGGATCAGTTTATTGGCAGACTTTATGTTATTGAGCGCAAAGGGAGAATAATGGAGCCTAGTGATTTGGGGATGAGACTTTGGACGGCTCTCATTCTTAATGTGCCCTTTGTTCCAACCCTTTTGAAACGACTAGCTGATAAAAAACAGTATAAGACTCTGAGTAACTCAGGAAATGTCAGTTCGATCATGGAGAAAATAAACAAGTGA
- a CDS encoding M15 family metallopeptidase, which translates to MKTGLKAASLVLMISMLTACGTDRDSNAPKLTNPKSSTSRTHEETSTATNANGTNGSTKASDSTSYSEKTPIKSDSPDSKTAESSSSKISSKSDSASGIQVVKDPTSITVLVNKTHKLPDGYVPPHLVYPKVAFPYSDLIEKRMMRDVAAKALESMFAAAKNDGIVLYGESGYRSYIRQESVYAYNVKTKGKAQASIVSAYPGTSEHQTGLAMDITAADVQDDLVQAFGSEPEGKWVAKHAHEYGFIIRYPKGKESITGYEYEPWHIRYVGVKAATYIYEHHLTLEEYATQKENS; encoded by the coding sequence GTGAAGACAGGATTGAAAGCAGCCTCGCTTGTTTTAATGATTTCGATGTTAACTGCATGCGGAACGGACCGTGACTCTAATGCTCCAAAGCTAACGAATCCAAAAAGTTCTACATCTCGAACCCATGAAGAAACCTCCACAGCGACCAACGCAAACGGAACGAATGGGTCGACAAAAGCGAGTGACTCAACTAGCTATTCAGAAAAGACTCCAATTAAAAGCGATTCGCCCGATTCCAAGACTGCCGAGTCTTCCAGCAGTAAGATAAGCTCTAAAAGTGATTCTGCATCGGGTATTCAGGTTGTGAAGGATCCGACTTCAATAACAGTACTAGTGAATAAAACACACAAGCTTCCGGACGGCTATGTGCCTCCACATCTTGTTTATCCGAAAGTGGCGTTTCCTTATTCGGATTTAATTGAGAAGCGAATGATGCGCGATGTGGCTGCCAAGGCGCTTGAATCCATGTTTGCTGCGGCTAAGAATGATGGGATCGTGCTTTATGGTGAATCGGGGTATCGGTCCTATATACGACAAGAATCCGTTTATGCCTATAATGTTAAAACAAAAGGGAAAGCACAAGCTTCCATTGTCAGTGCATACCCAGGAACAAGTGAGCACCAGACAGGACTCGCTATGGATATAACAGCAGCCGATGTTCAGGATGATTTAGTTCAGGCCTTTGGGAGTGAGCCAGAAGGAAAATGGGTGGCTAAGCATGCTCATGAATATGGCTTTATCATTCGGTATCCTAAGGGGAAAGAATCAATAACGGGTTATGAATATGAACCTTGGCATATTCGCTACGTAGGTGTCAAAGCCGCTACCTATATTTATGAGCACCATTTGACACTTGAAGAATATGCGACCCAAAAGGAAAATTCGTGA
- a CDS encoding acyltransferase — MEKNYMIDYFKFFGILLVVWFHAAPFIPQTTGGLNSLYFQYAIPVLPRFDVSYFFVISGYLYGRKLRISTSGYKYTKKYVIRLIKFFVVWYLFYFAYDVLMCIYLSSIHGQSIAVQVKSFIWSQLKLIPIYYGYGKTSYQLWYLTALVWSVLILSAFIKFKKVYFLLGLGLLFNLIGLFGQRYSGIYYLPVPTNDCLFYGLFYTTLGYLIAVNYEWIMEKLNHVKNISLIYLLILFFLLGLAENIIMLGPMNGYKGESNYQLCTIPLTIIIVCFVLKNSNRGKSSIFTRIGGQTVGIYVTHVLFLSIMTNFLTQLNSDYLQSRIWFHILITPVIFVLSYYFYIFLHYFKEFIKKIGRRLSVLNPKSLNFKGSKQT; from the coding sequence ATGGAAAAAAACTATATGATTGATTACTTTAAATTTTTTGGAATTTTGCTTGTGGTATGGTTTCATGCTGCTCCATTTATCCCCCAAACTACGGGGGGGTTAAACTCTTTATATTTCCAATATGCCATTCCTGTTCTACCAAGATTTGATGTATCCTATTTTTTTGTTATATCAGGATATTTGTATGGGAGAAAATTACGGATTTCTACATCGGGATATAAATATACCAAAAAATATGTGATTCGATTAATTAAGTTTTTTGTTGTATGGTATTTATTTTACTTTGCCTATGACGTATTAATGTGCATTTATTTATCAAGCATTCATGGACAATCGATAGCAGTTCAAGTTAAATCCTTCATCTGGTCCCAATTAAAATTAATTCCTATTTATTATGGCTACGGCAAAACTTCATATCAACTCTGGTATTTAACCGCATTAGTTTGGTCTGTTTTAATTTTATCTGCGTTTATAAAGTTTAAAAAAGTTTATTTTTTACTAGGATTAGGGCTTTTGTTTAATTTGATAGGGCTGTTTGGCCAAAGATATTCAGGAATCTATTATCTACCCGTTCCTACAAACGATTGTTTATTCTATGGATTGTTTTACACAACTTTAGGTTATCTTATAGCAGTTAATTATGAATGGATAATGGAGAAATTAAATCATGTAAAAAATATATCTCTTATATACCTTTTAATTCTGTTCTTCTTATTAGGATTGGCGGAAAACATCATTATGCTTGGTCCAATGAATGGGTACAAAGGTGAGAGTAACTATCAACTATGTACGATCCCATTAACAATAATAATAGTGTGCTTTGTCTTAAAAAATTCTAATCGGGGTAAAAGTTCCATCTTTACGAGAATTGGAGGTCAAACAGTTGGGATATACGTTACTCATGTATTGTTCTTAAGTATCATGACCAATTTTCTAACCCAATTAAATAGTGACTATTTACAATCAAGAATATGGTTTCATATTTTGATAACCCCAGTGATTTTTGTTTTATCCTATTATTTTTATATTTTTCTTCATTATTTTAAAGAGTTTATTAAAAAAATTGGTAGGCGACTAAGTGTGTTGAATCCAAAATCACTAAACTTTAAGGGGTCAAAACAAACATGA
- a CDS encoding glycosyltransferase, protein MKRKVIILSADYGEGHAQVSRALNEELTSIGMLEVKTLNLMNQSHPVIDYLSRQFYLQSYTHFSAIYGWLYNSTKYLPLTSKRARMLHSFGIHRMKQLLEEEEPDLLIHTFPGSAASELKRKGELSLPIFSVITDFSFHQRWIHPEIDRYFVPTEELKEEIIRAGEPADKVIVSGIPIRESFEILSSKETLFEKYQLSPDKKMVLILAGAYGVSKDIKSMCEGLRKDASLQTIVICGKNSELKDEMAQKYADAPNIRIMGYVNTLHELMQLATGMVTKSGGVTLSEALACGCPLLILPPVSGQEEENAKYLQREGAAKILTHETDMANQVELYLNDSPCLKEMHENSLRIRKMGATKRIAQEIIDFFNHPVS, encoded by the coding sequence TTGAAGAGGAAAGTCATTATTTTATCCGCCGATTATGGAGAGGGTCATGCTCAGGTTTCTCGAGCTCTGAACGAAGAACTGACATCCATTGGGATGCTAGAGGTTAAGACGCTTAATCTGATGAATCAATCCCATCCTGTTATTGATTATCTGTCACGTCAATTTTATCTGCAAAGCTATACTCACTTTTCTGCTATTTATGGATGGCTATATAATAGTACGAAATATTTGCCGCTCACATCAAAGCGGGCCAGGATGCTGCACTCTTTTGGTATACATAGAATGAAACAGTTATTAGAGGAAGAGGAACCGGACCTCCTCATTCATACATTTCCTGGGTCAGCCGCTTCTGAGCTCAAAAGAAAGGGTGAGCTTTCTCTTCCGATTTTCTCTGTCATTACGGATTTTTCTTTTCACCAAAGATGGATACATCCGGAAATTGACCGTTATTTTGTCCCCACAGAAGAATTAAAAGAGGAGATTATTCGTGCGGGTGAACCGGCTGATAAGGTAATCGTCAGCGGAATTCCCATTCGAGAAAGCTTTGAAATTCTAAGTTCCAAAGAAACTCTGTTTGAAAAATATCAGTTATCTCCTGATAAGAAAATGGTGTTAATTTTGGCTGGAGCCTATGGCGTATCGAAAGACATTAAGTCGATGTGTGAGGGATTAAGAAAAGATGCTTCACTTCAAACGATCGTCATCTGTGGTAAAAACAGCGAATTGAAGGACGAAATGGCTCAAAAATACGCCGATGCTCCTAATATCCGGATTATGGGATATGTCAATACGCTTCATGAGCTCATGCAGCTTGCGACAGGAATGGTGACGAAATCAGGCGGTGTCACTCTCTCAGAGGCACTTGCATGCGGCTGTCCCCTTCTCATTCTGCCCCCTGTCTCAGGTCAAGAAGAAGAGAATGCAAAGTATTTGCAGCGGGAAGGCGCTGCCAAAATTTTGACTCATGAAACGGACATGGCCAATCAAGTCGAGCTCTATTTAAATGATTCGCCTTGTCTAAAAGAAATGCATGAGAACAGTCTAAGGATCAGGAAAATGGGAGCGACAAAACGTATAGCCCAAGAAATTATCGATTTTTTTAATCACCCAGTTTCCTAG